Proteins encoded within one genomic window of Ailuropoda melanoleuca isolate Jingjing chromosome 16, ASM200744v2, whole genome shotgun sequence:
- the LOC105241294 gene encoding uncharacterized protein LOC105241294 isoform X2: MVLRNDGQEELSPPIWCSSRGMQSTKACVNTPEGATAWFGPNPPQKHIIQGDQTDTLKTFLKGEPQILGVAQILIGLMKVCLFAIGLCFYSSDLSYRCYPLTMVSGYLIWGSLFVILRVGSCVYRCWEKDDVKPGRKSMRQRDIGDTDHSLPDQRQPGNEHAQCRGWGNRGNHLNSRTDCGSWTGKKVSYSCGVRRVRVPSQDAQSLGKNNDITSVDLEVLHSLEGIRDCNISPLPAGSQHHYLSFCVWVQDDLLCHTGGGYPANQ, translated from the exons ATGGTTTTAAGGAATGATGGTCAGGAGGAGCTCTCACCTCCCATCTGGTGCAGTTCTAGAGGGATGCAAAG CACTAAAGCCTGTGTTAATACACCGGAAGGAGCAACTGCATGGTTTGGCCCAAATCCTCCACAGAAACACATCATCCAAGGAGACCAAACAGACACCCTGAAGACCTTCCTGAAGGGGGAGCCCCAAATCCTGGGG GTGGCTCAGATCCTGATTGGTCTGATGAAAGTGTGCCTATTTGCCATAGgtctgtgtttttattcttctgaCTTATCCTATCGGTGTTATCCCCTAACCATGGTCTCAGGATATCTTATCTGGGGATCCTTGTTTGTGA TTCTTCGTGTCGGGAGCTGTGTCTATCGCTGCTGGGAGAAAGATGACGTTAAACCTG GGAGGAAGAGCATGAGACAGAGGGACATAGGGGACACAGATCATTCTCTTCCAGATCAAAGGCAGCCTGGGAATGAACATGCTCAGTGCCGTGGTTGGGGGAATAGGGGTAATCATCTTAACAGTCGAACTGACTGTGGATCATGGACCGGAAAAAAGGTGTCTTATTCTT gtggggtgaggagagTCAGGGTTCCAAGCCAAGATGCTCAGAGCCTTGGAAAGAACAATGATATCACTTCCGTAGACCTGGAGGTTCTCCACTCTTTAG AGGGTATTCGAGACTGTAATATTAGTCCTCTCCCTGCTGGAAGTCAGCATCactatctctctttctgtgtttggGTGCAAGACGACCTGCTTTGTCACACAG GTGGTGGTTATCCAGCCAACCAATga
- the LOC105241294 gene encoding uncharacterized protein LOC105241294 isoform X5 — protein MHFSSERGEKESYHKSFLSSLELEKRPWIPRGFILGALSKPFQIAPCKDRKIIFLETCVRHTLSILFFTPQVAQILIGLMKVCLFAIVLRVGSCVYRCWEKDDVKPGRKSMRQRDIGDTDHSLPDQRQPGNEHAQCRGWGNRGNHLNSRTDCGSWTGKKVSYSCGVRRVRVPSQDAQSLGKNNDITSVDLEVLHSLEGIRDCNISPLPAGSQHHYLSFCVWVQDDLLCHTGGGYPANQ, from the exons ATGCATTTCTCTAgtgagaggggggaaaaagaaagttatCATAAAAGCTTTCTAAGCAGTCTTGAACTTGAGAAAAGGCCATGGATTCCTAGAGGTTTCATCCTGGGAGCCCTGTCAAAACCCTTTCAAATAGCTCCGTGTAAAGACCGCAAAATCATCTTCCTAGAAACCTGCGTGCGTCATACCCTGAGCATCCTCTTTTTCACTCCCCAGGTGGCTCAGATCCTGATTGGTCTGATGAAAGTGTGCCTATTTGCCATAG TTCTTCGTGTCGGGAGCTGTGTCTATCGCTGCTGGGAGAAAGATGACGTTAAACCTG GGAGGAAGAGCATGAGACAGAGGGACATAGGGGACACAGATCATTCTCTTCCAGATCAAAGGCAGCCTGGGAATGAACATGCTCAGTGCCGTGGTTGGGGGAATAGGGGTAATCATCTTAACAGTCGAACTGACTGTGGATCATGGACCGGAAAAAAGGTGTCTTATTCTT gtggggtgaggagagTCAGGGTTCCAAGCCAAGATGCTCAGAGCCTTGGAAAGAACAATGATATCACTTCCGTAGACCTGGAGGTTCTCCACTCTTTAG AGGGTATTCGAGACTGTAATATTAGTCCTCTCCCTGCTGGAAGTCAGCATCactatctctctttctgtgtttggGTGCAAGACGACCTGCTTTGTCACACAG GTGGTGGTTATCCAGCCAACCAATga
- the LOC105241294 gene encoding uncharacterized protein LOC105241294 isoform X14 — translation MVLRNDGQEELSPPIWCSSRGMQSTKACVNTPEGATAWFGPNPPQKHIIQGDQTDTLKTFLKGEPQILGVAQILIGLMKVCLFAIVLRVGSCVYRCWEKDDVKPGGVRRVRVPSQDAQSLGKNNDITSVDLEVLHSLEGIRDCNISPLPAGSQHHYLSFCVWVQDDLLCHTGGGYPANQ, via the exons ATGGTTTTAAGGAATGATGGTCAGGAGGAGCTCTCACCTCCCATCTGGTGCAGTTCTAGAGGGATGCAAAG CACTAAAGCCTGTGTTAATACACCGGAAGGAGCAACTGCATGGTTTGGCCCAAATCCTCCACAGAAACACATCATCCAAGGAGACCAAACAGACACCCTGAAGACCTTCCTGAAGGGGGAGCCCCAAATCCTGGGG GTGGCTCAGATCCTGATTGGTCTGATGAAAGTGTGCCTATTTGCCATAG TTCTTCGTGTCGGGAGCTGTGTCTATCGCTGCTGGGAGAAAGATGACGTTAAACCTG gtggggtgaggagagTCAGGGTTCCAAGCCAAGATGCTCAGAGCCTTGGAAAGAACAATGATATCACTTCCGTAGACCTGGAGGTTCTCCACTCTTTAG AGGGTATTCGAGACTGTAATATTAGTCCTCTCCCTGCTGGAAGTCAGCATCactatctctctttctgtgtttggGTGCAAGACGACCTGCTTTGTCACACAG GTGGTGGTTATCCAGCCAACCAATga
- the LOC105241294 gene encoding uncharacterized protein LOC105241294 isoform X9, with product MVLRNDGQEELSPPIWCSSRGMQSTKACVNTPEGATAWFGPNPPQKHIIQGDQTDTLKTFLKGEPQILGVAQILIGLMKVCLFAIVLRVGSCVYRCWEKDDVKPDQRQPGNEHAQCRGWGNRGNHLNSRTDCGSWTGKKVSYSCGVRRVRVPSQDAQSLGKNNDITSVDLEVLHSLEGIRDCNISPLPAGSQHHYLSFCVWVQDDLLCHTGGGYPANQ from the exons ATGGTTTTAAGGAATGATGGTCAGGAGGAGCTCTCACCTCCCATCTGGTGCAGTTCTAGAGGGATGCAAAG CACTAAAGCCTGTGTTAATACACCGGAAGGAGCAACTGCATGGTTTGGCCCAAATCCTCCACAGAAACACATCATCCAAGGAGACCAAACAGACACCCTGAAGACCTTCCTGAAGGGGGAGCCCCAAATCCTGGGG GTGGCTCAGATCCTGATTGGTCTGATGAAAGTGTGCCTATTTGCCATAG TTCTTCGTGTCGGGAGCTGTGTCTATCGCTGCTGGGAGAAAGATGACGTTAAACCTG ATCAAAGGCAGCCTGGGAATGAACATGCTCAGTGCCGTGGTTGGGGGAATAGGGGTAATCATCTTAACAGTCGAACTGACTGTGGATCATGGACCGGAAAAAAGGTGTCTTATTCTT gtggggtgaggagagTCAGGGTTCCAAGCCAAGATGCTCAGAGCCTTGGAAAGAACAATGATATCACTTCCGTAGACCTGGAGGTTCTCCACTCTTTAG AGGGTATTCGAGACTGTAATATTAGTCCTCTCCCTGCTGGAAGTCAGCATCactatctctctttctgtgtttggGTGCAAGACGACCTGCTTTGTCACACAG GTGGTGGTTATCCAGCCAACCAATga
- the LOC105241294 gene encoding uncharacterized protein LOC105241294 isoform X6, translating to MVLRNDGQEELSPPIWCSSRGMQSTKACVNTPEGATAWFGPNPPQKHIIQGDQTDTLKTFLKGEPQILGVAQILIGLMKVCLFAIVLRVGSCVYRCWEKDDVKPGRKSMRQRDIGDTDHSLPDQRQPGNEHAQCRGWGNRGNHLNSRTDCGSWTGKKVSYSCGVRRVRVPSQDAQSLGKNNDITSVDLEVLHSLEGIRDCNISPLPAGSQHHYLSFCVWVQDDLLCHTGGGYPANQ from the exons ATGGTTTTAAGGAATGATGGTCAGGAGGAGCTCTCACCTCCCATCTGGTGCAGTTCTAGAGGGATGCAAAG CACTAAAGCCTGTGTTAATACACCGGAAGGAGCAACTGCATGGTTTGGCCCAAATCCTCCACAGAAACACATCATCCAAGGAGACCAAACAGACACCCTGAAGACCTTCCTGAAGGGGGAGCCCCAAATCCTGGGG GTGGCTCAGATCCTGATTGGTCTGATGAAAGTGTGCCTATTTGCCATAG TTCTTCGTGTCGGGAGCTGTGTCTATCGCTGCTGGGAGAAAGATGACGTTAAACCTG GGAGGAAGAGCATGAGACAGAGGGACATAGGGGACACAGATCATTCTCTTCCAGATCAAAGGCAGCCTGGGAATGAACATGCTCAGTGCCGTGGTTGGGGGAATAGGGGTAATCATCTTAACAGTCGAACTGACTGTGGATCATGGACCGGAAAAAAGGTGTCTTATTCTT gtggggtgaggagagTCAGGGTTCCAAGCCAAGATGCTCAGAGCCTTGGAAAGAACAATGATATCACTTCCGTAGACCTGGAGGTTCTCCACTCTTTAG AGGGTATTCGAGACTGTAATATTAGTCCTCTCCCTGCTGGAAGTCAGCATCactatctctctttctgtgtttggGTGCAAGACGACCTGCTTTGTCACACAG GTGGTGGTTATCCAGCCAACCAATga
- the LOC105241294 gene encoding membrane-spanning 4-domains subfamily A member 4A-like isoform X7 translates to MHFSSERGEKESYHKSFLSSLELEKRPWIPRGFILGALSKPFQIAPCKDRKIIFLETCVRHTLSILFFTPQVAQILIGLMKVCLFAIGLCFYSSDLSYRCYPLTMVSGYLIWGSLFFFVSGAVSIAAGRKMTLNLIKGSLGMNMLSAVVGGIGVIILTVELTVDHGPEKRCLILRVFETVILVLSLLEVSITISLSVFGCKTTCFVTQVVVIQPTNDQVPPGMAPYEHVYEDLEF, encoded by the exons ATGCATTTCTCTAgtgagaggggggaaaaagaaagttatCATAAAAGCTTTCTAAGCAGTCTTGAACTTGAGAAAAGGCCATGGATTCCTAGAGGTTTCATCCTGGGAGCCCTGTCAAAACCCTTTCAAATAGCTCCGTGTAAAGACCGCAAAATCATCTTCCTAGAAACCTGCGTGCGTCATACCCTGAGCATCCTCTTTTTCACTCCCCAGGTGGCTCAGATCCTGATTGGTCTGATGAAAGTGTGCCTATTTGCCATAGgtctgtgtttttattcttctgaCTTATCCTATCGGTGTTATCCCCTAACCATGGTCTCAGGATATCTTATCTGGGGATCCTTGTTT TTCTTCGTGTCGGGAGCTGTGTCTATCGCTGCTGGGAGAAAGATGACGTTAAACCTG ATCAAAGGCAGCCTGGGAATGAACATGCTCAGTGCCGTGGTTGGGGGAATAGGGGTAATCATCTTAACAGTCGAACTGACTGTGGATCATGGACCGGAAAAAAGGTGTCTTATTCTT AGGGTATTCGAGACTGTAATATTAGTCCTCTCCCTGCTGGAAGTCAGCATCactatctctctttctgtgtttggGTGCAAGACGACCTGCTTTGTCACACAG GTGGTGGTTATCCAGCCAACCAATgaccaggtgcccccaggaatgGCCCCTTATGAACATGTCTATGAGGATCTGGAGTTTTAA
- the LOC105241294 gene encoding uncharacterized protein LOC105241294 isoform X1, whose protein sequence is MHFSSERGEKESYHKSFLSSLELEKRPWIPRGFILGALSKPFQIAPCKDRKIIFLETCVRHTLSILFFTPQVAQILIGLMKVCLFAIGLCFYSSDLSYRCYPLTMVSGYLIWGSLFVILRVGSCVYRCWEKDDVKPGRKSMRQRDIGDTDHSLPDQRQPGNEHAQCRGWGNRGNHLNSRTDCGSWTGKKVSYSCGVRRVRVPSQDAQSLGKNNDITSVDLEVLHSLEGIRDCNISPLPAGSQHHYLSFCVWVQDDLLCHTGGGYPANQ, encoded by the exons ATGCATTTCTCTAgtgagaggggggaaaaagaaagttatCATAAAAGCTTTCTAAGCAGTCTTGAACTTGAGAAAAGGCCATGGATTCCTAGAGGTTTCATCCTGGGAGCCCTGTCAAAACCCTTTCAAATAGCTCCGTGTAAAGACCGCAAAATCATCTTCCTAGAAACCTGCGTGCGTCATACCCTGAGCATCCTCTTTTTCACTCCCCAGGTGGCTCAGATCCTGATTGGTCTGATGAAAGTGTGCCTATTTGCCATAGgtctgtgtttttattcttctgaCTTATCCTATCGGTGTTATCCCCTAACCATGGTCTCAGGATATCTTATCTGGGGATCCTTGTTTGTGA TTCTTCGTGTCGGGAGCTGTGTCTATCGCTGCTGGGAGAAAGATGACGTTAAACCTG GGAGGAAGAGCATGAGACAGAGGGACATAGGGGACACAGATCATTCTCTTCCAGATCAAAGGCAGCCTGGGAATGAACATGCTCAGTGCCGTGGTTGGGGGAATAGGGGTAATCATCTTAACAGTCGAACTGACTGTGGATCATGGACCGGAAAAAAGGTGTCTTATTCTT gtggggtgaggagagTCAGGGTTCCAAGCCAAGATGCTCAGAGCCTTGGAAAGAACAATGATATCACTTCCGTAGACCTGGAGGTTCTCCACTCTTTAG AGGGTATTCGAGACTGTAATATTAGTCCTCTCCCTGCTGGAAGTCAGCATCactatctctctttctgtgtttggGTGCAAGACGACCTGCTTTGTCACACAG GTGGTGGTTATCCAGCCAACCAATga
- the LOC105241294 gene encoding uncharacterized protein LOC105241294 isoform X10 yields MHFSSERGEKESYHKSFLSSLELEKRPWIPRGFILGALSKPFQIAPCKDRKIIFLETCVRHTLSILFFTPQVAQILIGLMKVCLFAIGLCFYSSDLSYRCYPLTMVSGYLIWGSLFVILRVGSCVYRCWEKDDVKPGGVRRVRVPSQDAQSLGKNNDITSVDLEVLHSLEGIRDCNISPLPAGSQHHYLSFCVWVQDDLLCHTGGGYPANQ; encoded by the exons ATGCATTTCTCTAgtgagaggggggaaaaagaaagttatCATAAAAGCTTTCTAAGCAGTCTTGAACTTGAGAAAAGGCCATGGATTCCTAGAGGTTTCATCCTGGGAGCCCTGTCAAAACCCTTTCAAATAGCTCCGTGTAAAGACCGCAAAATCATCTTCCTAGAAACCTGCGTGCGTCATACCCTGAGCATCCTCTTTTTCACTCCCCAGGTGGCTCAGATCCTGATTGGTCTGATGAAAGTGTGCCTATTTGCCATAGgtctgtgtttttattcttctgaCTTATCCTATCGGTGTTATCCCCTAACCATGGTCTCAGGATATCTTATCTGGGGATCCTTGTTTGTGA TTCTTCGTGTCGGGAGCTGTGTCTATCGCTGCTGGGAGAAAGATGACGTTAAACCTG gtggggtgaggagagTCAGGGTTCCAAGCCAAGATGCTCAGAGCCTTGGAAAGAACAATGATATCACTTCCGTAGACCTGGAGGTTCTCCACTCTTTAG AGGGTATTCGAGACTGTAATATTAGTCCTCTCCCTGCTGGAAGTCAGCATCactatctctctttctgtgtttggGTGCAAGACGACCTGCTTTGTCACACAG GTGGTGGTTATCCAGCCAACCAATga
- the LOC105241294 gene encoding uncharacterized protein LOC105241294 isoform X12 has translation MKVCLFAIGLCFYSSDLSYRCYPLTMVSGYLIWGSLFVILRVGSCVYRCWEKDDVKPGRKSMRQRDIGDTDHSLPDQRQPGNEHAQCRGWGNRGNHLNSRTDCGSWTGKKVSYSCGVRRVRVPSQDAQSLGKNNDITSVDLEVLHSLEGIRDCNISPLPAGSQHHYLSFCVWVQDDLLCHTGGGYPANQ, from the exons ATGAAAGTGTGCCTATTTGCCATAGgtctgtgtttttattcttctgaCTTATCCTATCGGTGTTATCCCCTAACCATGGTCTCAGGATATCTTATCTGGGGATCCTTGTTTGTGA TTCTTCGTGTCGGGAGCTGTGTCTATCGCTGCTGGGAGAAAGATGACGTTAAACCTG GGAGGAAGAGCATGAGACAGAGGGACATAGGGGACACAGATCATTCTCTTCCAGATCAAAGGCAGCCTGGGAATGAACATGCTCAGTGCCGTGGTTGGGGGAATAGGGGTAATCATCTTAACAGTCGAACTGACTGTGGATCATGGACCGGAAAAAAGGTGTCTTATTCTT gtggggtgaggagagTCAGGGTTCCAAGCCAAGATGCTCAGAGCCTTGGAAAGAACAATGATATCACTTCCGTAGACCTGGAGGTTCTCCACTCTTTAG AGGGTATTCGAGACTGTAATATTAGTCCTCTCCCTGCTGGAAGTCAGCATCactatctctctttctgtgtttggGTGCAAGACGACCTGCTTTGTCACACAG GTGGTGGTTATCCAGCCAACCAATga
- the LOC105241294 gene encoding membrane-spanning 4-domains subfamily A member 4A-like isoform X11, which produces MHFSSERGEKESYHKSFLSSLELEKRPWIPRGFILGALSKPFQIAPCKDRKIIFLETCVRHTLSILFFTPQVAQILIGLMKVCLFAIGLCFYSSDLSYRCYPLTMVSGYLIWGSLFFFVSGAVSIAAGRKMTLNLRVFETVILVLSLLEVSITISLSVFGCKTTCFVTQVVVIQPTNDQVPPGMAPYEHVYEDLEF; this is translated from the exons ATGCATTTCTCTAgtgagaggggggaaaaagaaagttatCATAAAAGCTTTCTAAGCAGTCTTGAACTTGAGAAAAGGCCATGGATTCCTAGAGGTTTCATCCTGGGAGCCCTGTCAAAACCCTTTCAAATAGCTCCGTGTAAAGACCGCAAAATCATCTTCCTAGAAACCTGCGTGCGTCATACCCTGAGCATCCTCTTTTTCACTCCCCAGGTGGCTCAGATCCTGATTGGTCTGATGAAAGTGTGCCTATTTGCCATAGgtctgtgtttttattcttctgaCTTATCCTATCGGTGTTATCCCCTAACCATGGTCTCAGGATATCTTATCTGGGGATCCTTGTTT TTCTTCGTGTCGGGAGCTGTGTCTATCGCTGCTGGGAGAAAGATGACGTTAAACCTG AGGGTATTCGAGACTGTAATATTAGTCCTCTCCCTGCTGGAAGTCAGCATCactatctctctttctgtgtttggGTGCAAGACGACCTGCTTTGTCACACAG GTGGTGGTTATCCAGCCAACCAATgaccaggtgcccccaggaatgGCCCCTTATGAACATGTCTATGAGGATCTGGAGTTTTAA
- the LOC105241294 gene encoding uncharacterized protein LOC105241294 isoform X3, whose product MMVRRSSHLPSGAVLEGCKACVNTPEGATAWFGPNPPQKHIIQGDQTDTLKTFLKGEPQILGVAQILIGLMKVCLFAIGLCFYSSDLSYRCYPLTMVSGYLIWGSLFVILRVGSCVYRCWEKDDVKPGRKSMRQRDIGDTDHSLPDQRQPGNEHAQCRGWGNRGNHLNSRTDCGSWTGKKVSYSCGVRRVRVPSQDAQSLGKNNDITSVDLEVLHSLEGIRDCNISPLPAGSQHHYLSFCVWVQDDLLCHTGGGYPANQ is encoded by the exons ATGATGGTCAGGAGGAGCTCTCACCTCCCATCTGGTGCAGTTCTAGAGGGATGCAAAG CCTGTGTTAATACACCGGAAGGAGCAACTGCATGGTTTGGCCCAAATCCTCCACAGAAACACATCATCCAAGGAGACCAAACAGACACCCTGAAGACCTTCCTGAAGGGGGAGCCCCAAATCCTGGGG GTGGCTCAGATCCTGATTGGTCTGATGAAAGTGTGCCTATTTGCCATAGgtctgtgtttttattcttctgaCTTATCCTATCGGTGTTATCCCCTAACCATGGTCTCAGGATATCTTATCTGGGGATCCTTGTTTGTGA TTCTTCGTGTCGGGAGCTGTGTCTATCGCTGCTGGGAGAAAGATGACGTTAAACCTG GGAGGAAGAGCATGAGACAGAGGGACATAGGGGACACAGATCATTCTCTTCCAGATCAAAGGCAGCCTGGGAATGAACATGCTCAGTGCCGTGGTTGGGGGAATAGGGGTAATCATCTTAACAGTCGAACTGACTGTGGATCATGGACCGGAAAAAAGGTGTCTTATTCTT gtggggtgaggagagTCAGGGTTCCAAGCCAAGATGCTCAGAGCCTTGGAAAGAACAATGATATCACTTCCGTAGACCTGGAGGTTCTCCACTCTTTAG AGGGTATTCGAGACTGTAATATTAGTCCTCTCCCTGCTGGAAGTCAGCATCactatctctctttctgtgtttggGTGCAAGACGACCTGCTTTGTCACACAG GTGGTGGTTATCCAGCCAACCAATga
- the LOC105241294 gene encoding membrane-spanning 4-domains subfamily A member 4A-like isoform X13 has translation MVLRNDGQEELSPPIWCSSRGMQSTKACVNTPEGATAWFGPNPPQKHIIQGDQTDTLKTFLKGEPQILGFFVSGAVSIAAGRKMTLNLIKGSLGMNMLSAVVGGIGVIILTVELTVDHGPEKRCLILRVFETVILVLSLLEVSITISLSVFGCKTTCFVTQVVVIQPTNDQVPPGMAPYEHVYEDLEF, from the exons ATGGTTTTAAGGAATGATGGTCAGGAGGAGCTCTCACCTCCCATCTGGTGCAGTTCTAGAGGGATGCAAAG CACTAAAGCCTGTGTTAATACACCGGAAGGAGCAACTGCATGGTTTGGCCCAAATCCTCCACAGAAACACATCATCCAAGGAGACCAAACAGACACCCTGAAGACCTTCCTGAAGGGGGAGCCCCAAATCCTGGGG TTCTTCGTGTCGGGAGCTGTGTCTATCGCTGCTGGGAGAAAGATGACGTTAAACCTG ATCAAAGGCAGCCTGGGAATGAACATGCTCAGTGCCGTGGTTGGGGGAATAGGGGTAATCATCTTAACAGTCGAACTGACTGTGGATCATGGACCGGAAAAAAGGTGTCTTATTCTT AGGGTATTCGAGACTGTAATATTAGTCCTCTCCCTGCTGGAAGTCAGCATCactatctctctttctgtgtttggGTGCAAGACGACCTGCTTTGTCACACAG GTGGTGGTTATCCAGCCAACCAATgaccaggtgcccccaggaatgGCCCCTTATGAACATGTCTATGAGGATCTGGAGTTTTAA
- the LOC105241294 gene encoding uncharacterized protein LOC105241294 isoform X4 translates to MHFSSERGEKESYHKSFLSSLELEKRPWIPRGFILGALSKPFQIAPCKDRKIIFLETCVRHTLSILFFTPQVAQILIGLMKVCLFAIGLCFYSSDLSYRCYPLTMVSGYLIWGSLFVILRVGSCVYRCWEKDDVKPDQRQPGNEHAQCRGWGNRGNHLNSRTDCGSWTGKKVSYSCGVRRVRVPSQDAQSLGKNNDITSVDLEVLHSLEGIRDCNISPLPAGSQHHYLSFCVWVQDDLLCHTGGGYPANQ, encoded by the exons ATGCATTTCTCTAgtgagaggggggaaaaagaaagttatCATAAAAGCTTTCTAAGCAGTCTTGAACTTGAGAAAAGGCCATGGATTCCTAGAGGTTTCATCCTGGGAGCCCTGTCAAAACCCTTTCAAATAGCTCCGTGTAAAGACCGCAAAATCATCTTCCTAGAAACCTGCGTGCGTCATACCCTGAGCATCCTCTTTTTCACTCCCCAGGTGGCTCAGATCCTGATTGGTCTGATGAAAGTGTGCCTATTTGCCATAGgtctgtgtttttattcttctgaCTTATCCTATCGGTGTTATCCCCTAACCATGGTCTCAGGATATCTTATCTGGGGATCCTTGTTTGTGA TTCTTCGTGTCGGGAGCTGTGTCTATCGCTGCTGGGAGAAAGATGACGTTAAACCTG ATCAAAGGCAGCCTGGGAATGAACATGCTCAGTGCCGTGGTTGGGGGAATAGGGGTAATCATCTTAACAGTCGAACTGACTGTGGATCATGGACCGGAAAAAAGGTGTCTTATTCTT gtggggtgaggagagTCAGGGTTCCAAGCCAAGATGCTCAGAGCCTTGGAAAGAACAATGATATCACTTCCGTAGACCTGGAGGTTCTCCACTCTTTAG AGGGTATTCGAGACTGTAATATTAGTCCTCTCCCTGCTGGAAGTCAGCATCactatctctctttctgtgtttggGTGCAAGACGACCTGCTTTGTCACACAG GTGGTGGTTATCCAGCCAACCAATga
- the LOC105241294 gene encoding uncharacterized protein LOC105241294 isoform X8, which produces MHFSSERGEKESYHKSFLSSLELEKRPWIPRGFILGALSKPFQIAPCKDRKIIFLETCVRHTLSILFFTPQVAQILIGLMKVCLFAIVLRVGSCVYRCWEKDDVKPDQRQPGNEHAQCRGWGNRGNHLNSRTDCGSWTGKKVSYSCGVRRVRVPSQDAQSLGKNNDITSVDLEVLHSLEGIRDCNISPLPAGSQHHYLSFCVWVQDDLLCHTGGGYPANQ; this is translated from the exons ATGCATTTCTCTAgtgagaggggggaaaaagaaagttatCATAAAAGCTTTCTAAGCAGTCTTGAACTTGAGAAAAGGCCATGGATTCCTAGAGGTTTCATCCTGGGAGCCCTGTCAAAACCCTTTCAAATAGCTCCGTGTAAAGACCGCAAAATCATCTTCCTAGAAACCTGCGTGCGTCATACCCTGAGCATCCTCTTTTTCACTCCCCAGGTGGCTCAGATCCTGATTGGTCTGATGAAAGTGTGCCTATTTGCCATAG TTCTTCGTGTCGGGAGCTGTGTCTATCGCTGCTGGGAGAAAGATGACGTTAAACCTG ATCAAAGGCAGCCTGGGAATGAACATGCTCAGTGCCGTGGTTGGGGGAATAGGGGTAATCATCTTAACAGTCGAACTGACTGTGGATCATGGACCGGAAAAAAGGTGTCTTATTCTT gtggggtgaggagagTCAGGGTTCCAAGCCAAGATGCTCAGAGCCTTGGAAAGAACAATGATATCACTTCCGTAGACCTGGAGGTTCTCCACTCTTTAG AGGGTATTCGAGACTGTAATATTAGTCCTCTCCCTGCTGGAAGTCAGCATCactatctctctttctgtgtttggGTGCAAGACGACCTGCTTTGTCACACAG GTGGTGGTTATCCAGCCAACCAATga